One genomic region from Sphingobacterium sp. UGAL515B_05 encodes:
- a CDS encoding DUF6712 family protein has product MKLLINASPELRRLSGTFSANINFERVQTDVLLASEKVILLIGQPIYDKALVILEKGDIATDEEKKLLQHIQLPIAVHATYQYYQGNNLGHDENGRKSKVDRENEAQAWQWQIDRDDEAAFRKYRESLDRLVRHLDRTEDPDWIDTELRHSSRELFLNNTTIFSKYFYIDDSASFYYSLVPLINEVQQSKIKPVLGDDYNLILKNFQEDTTSSDMDGQLPLIQKALALYSMALAVKRFALKVMPEGVVQQYKTYEQGLTSSNIAQQPAIEWYMLYLSRDADKALDDLRKFRSKSTFVAPLIPKNDPSNKYARTS; this is encoded by the coding sequence ATGAAACTACTTATAAATGCCTCTCCTGAACTGCGCCGATTATCGGGTACTTTCTCGGCAAATATCAATTTTGAACGCGTCCAAACCGATGTACTTTTGGCCAGTGAGAAAGTAATTCTGCTGATCGGACAGCCGATCTACGATAAGGCTCTTGTTATCCTTGAAAAGGGCGATATCGCTACAGACGAAGAAAAGAAGCTTTTACAGCATATACAGCTGCCCATTGCAGTACATGCCACATACCAATATTATCAGGGCAACAACCTTGGGCACGATGAAAATGGACGTAAGTCAAAAGTTGACCGGGAAAACGAAGCGCAGGCATGGCAATGGCAGATCGACCGGGACGATGAAGCCGCTTTCCGCAAATACCGGGAATCGCTCGACCGTCTTGTCAGGCATCTGGACAGAACCGAAGATCCGGACTGGATCGATACTGAACTGCGGCACAGCTCGCGTGAACTGTTCCTGAACAACACAACTATTTTCAGCAAGTATTTCTATATAGACGATTCGGCAAGCTTCTATTATTCGCTGGTGCCGCTGATCAATGAGGTGCAGCAATCAAAAATAAAACCTGTTTTGGGGGACGATTACAACCTGATCCTGAAAAATTTTCAGGAAGACACGACGTCCAGCGATATGGATGGGCAGCTTCCCCTGATCCAAAAAGCGCTGGCGCTGTATTCAATGGCTTTGGCGGTCAAAAGGTTTGCACTCAAAGTGATGCCGGAAGGTGTCGTTCAACAGTACAAGACCTACGAGCAGGGACTGACCAGCAGTAATATTGCCCAGCAGCCTGCCATTGAATGGTATATGCTCTATTTATCACGTGATGCTGATAAGGCGCTTGATGACCTCCGTAAATTCCGTTCTAAATCGACTTTTGTCGCCCCTCTGATACCGAAGAATGATCCAAGCAACAAATATGCACGCACATCCTAA
- a CDS encoding N-acetylmuramoyl-L-alanine amidase, with the protein MKTIFITAGHHNRDSGAVGNGYQENILTKELRDLITAKLREIACLKIWNDDDNDTLSQVITKINKVATTDDFLLEIHFDFAERISASGTTALVAAGAREKSKDFARQLAGDVSAIVGITNRGVKDETESNRGRLGILHTKASSCLLEIAFISNRSDMEKYQQYKGSLALAIATTIRDTLLKY; encoded by the coding sequence ATGAAAACAATTTTTATTACTGCCGGGCACCACAACAGGGACAGTGGCGCCGTTGGAAACGGATATCAGGAAAACATCCTGACCAAAGAACTGCGCGATCTGATCACCGCTAAATTGCGCGAAATAGCCTGCCTGAAAATCTGGAATGACGATGATAACGACACCTTGTCGCAGGTCATCACCAAGATAAACAAAGTCGCTACTACAGACGATTTCCTTTTGGAGATCCATTTTGATTTTGCGGAACGCATTTCAGCATCCGGCACGACTGCACTTGTCGCGGCTGGCGCACGTGAAAAGTCGAAGGATTTTGCAAGGCAGTTAGCTGGAGATGTCTCAGCTATTGTGGGCATCACAAACCGGGGCGTTAAGGACGAAACGGAATCTAACCGTGGAAGGCTCGGAATTCTACATACAAAAGCATCGTCTTGTCTATTGGAGATCGCCTTTATTTCCAACCGTTCGGATATGGAAAAATATCAGCAGTACAAGGGATCCCTCGCACTGGCTATTGCAACCACGATACGTGATACCCTGCTAAAATACTGA
- a CDS encoding phosphoadenosine phosphosulfate reductase family protein: MKIHYDKYIIAFSGGKDSIALVLYLLDLGIDPSKIELWHHDIDGNENAFMDWECTHDYCKKFADAFGLQIYFSWKEGGFKREMLRDNQRTAPTWFEGPNNILKKVGGIVGKLATRLKFPQVAADLKVRWCSAYMKIDVCSIAIRNQERFNGIKTAILSGERGEESSARSKYKILEVDRSDGRNGKLKRYVDRWRPLRDWKESEVWDIIKRYRVRVHPCYYMGWSRCSCKFCIFGNADQFASAYSVSPDQGNEIISYEEQFGVTIKRNTDLKSLIRCGNPYPNITKELATLATSQIYDQQIIFNHDEEWLLPAGAYGESCGPQ, encoded by the coding sequence ATGAAGATTCATTATGACAAATATATTATTGCTTTTAGTGGCGGAAAGGATTCGATCGCCTTAGTGCTTTATCTATTGGATTTGGGTATCGATCCGTCCAAAATAGAGCTTTGGCATCATGACATCGATGGAAATGAAAATGCGTTTATGGACTGGGAATGTACGCACGATTACTGCAAGAAATTTGCGGATGCATTTGGATTACAGATTTACTTTAGTTGGAAAGAAGGAGGATTCAAACGTGAAATGCTTCGGGATAATCAGCGGACAGCCCCTACTTGGTTCGAAGGGCCTAATAATATCTTAAAAAAAGTTGGTGGAATAGTGGGAAAATTGGCAACTCGGTTAAAGTTTCCCCAGGTAGCAGCTGACTTAAAAGTCCGTTGGTGCTCTGCATATATGAAGATAGATGTCTGTTCCATCGCGATCCGTAATCAAGAACGTTTCAACGGTATCAAAACCGCGATTTTATCAGGTGAGCGTGGCGAAGAAAGTAGCGCCAGGTCCAAGTACAAAATATTAGAGGTAGATCGTTCTGATGGCCGTAACGGAAAGCTAAAAAGGTATGTTGACCGTTGGCGACCATTGCGCGACTGGAAAGAATCCGAAGTTTGGGACATTATAAAAAGATACCGAGTAAGAGTGCATCCCTGTTATTATATGGGCTGGTCACGATGCAGCTGTAAATTTTGCATTTTCGGAAATGCCGATCAGTTTGCCAGCGCGTATTCAGTCAGTCCGGATCAGGGAAACGAAATCATATCATACGAGGAACAATTCGGAGTCACCATTAAGAGGAATACGGATCTAAAGTCGCTGATCAGGTGTGGAAATCCATATCCTAATATTACTAAGGAACTGGCCACATTGGCAACATCCCAAATTTATGATCAACAAATCATTTTTAACCATGATGAAGAATGGCTCCTACCAGCTGGCGCATATGGCGAAAGTTGTGGGCCTCAGTAA
- a CDS encoding helix-turn-helix transcriptional regulator, with protein sequence MADIQKEKIIERFKFLRSKLKKSQFEMAEDTGVRQASISAYEKGVRDITAKFLLKLEEAYNVNRDWLTRGVGAMFNQSEPYYEETLHPPKEQENISVHDDFIVDEPDDSEMFDILLENMKSIFEKQAQEIKLLRAENSNLQKLVSMFKR encoded by the coding sequence ATGGCTGATATTCAAAAAGAAAAAATTATTGAACGATTTAAATTTTTGCGAAGCAAACTAAAAAAATCACAATTTGAAATGGCGGAAGATACCGGAGTGAGGCAAGCCTCAATATCCGCTTATGAAAAGGGTGTAAGAGATATTACTGCTAAATTTCTTTTGAAATTAGAGGAGGCATATAATGTCAATCGCGACTGGTTGACACGTGGAGTAGGAGCGATGTTTAATCAAAGTGAACCTTATTATGAAGAAACTTTACATCCTCCAAAAGAGCAGGAGAATATCTCGGTTCATGATGATTTTATTGTTGATGAACCCGATGATTCTGAGATGTTCGATATCCTTTTAGAAAATATGAAATCTATTTTTGAAAAACAGGCTCAGGAAATTAAACTTCTGCGTGCAGAGAATAGCAATTTGCAGAAGTTAGTGTCAATGTTTAAACGGTAA
- a CDS encoding AbiH family protein, whose amino-acid sequence MILTERRNKIFLIGNGFDLAHGLPTRYIDFIKWYLKECCLKAIEKTVYYDDCINIQFYKSPHFVSINSIPDMIEQIYQSGDILDFLNNPTYSKGLNDFKELTEGLMLKIEPKGDFCLNLFMGCQDADWSGIEYEINRIMLKEHHNLSEKRTEILINRKGSRLYGQSLARIRDLNKSIYLLKSMLIEYLKLHNTPSKYKADLILSHHNDWGASYTADGGFVYRGDNIMTYSYKDVERQVLFLNFNYTTYFESEIVKVFKDHLEDQFTQSETLYIHGHLNSDTDNIVFGVGDENKEIYSEIESLYDDDWLVPLKSFHYFRNEKYQQLLGFIANGDYEIYVIGHSCSTTDRTLLNMLFENDACKKIHVYHYSGINSYLTTAYNIARNFNDKVKLRKILQPFNPDLTTK is encoded by the coding sequence ATGATATTAACAGAAAGAAGAAACAAAATTTTCTTAATCGGGAATGGATTTGATCTTGCCCATGGTTTACCAACAAGGTATATTGATTTTATAAAATGGTACCTTAAAGAATGCTGCTTAAAAGCGATTGAAAAGACTGTTTATTATGATGATTGTATTAATATTCAATTTTACAAAAGTCCTCATTTTGTGAGTATCAACAGTATCCCGGATATGATTGAACAAATTTACCAATCGGGCGATATTCTAGACTTTTTAAATAATCCCACTTACTCTAAAGGATTAAATGACTTTAAAGAACTGACAGAAGGTTTAATGCTTAAAATTGAACCTAAAGGAGATTTTTGCTTAAATCTTTTTATGGGATGTCAAGATGCCGACTGGAGTGGAATAGAATATGAAATTAATCGGATTATGCTAAAAGAGCATCATAATCTATCCGAGAAGCGCACTGAGATACTTATTAACAGGAAAGGTAGCCGACTCTATGGACAATCATTGGCAAGAATCAGAGATCTCAACAAGTCTATATATCTTCTTAAATCAATGCTTATAGAATATTTGAAGTTGCATAATACGCCTTCTAAATATAAAGCAGATTTAATTTTGAGCCATCACAATGATTGGGGGGCTTCTTACACCGCTGATGGTGGGTTTGTATATCGTGGCGATAATATTATGACATACAGTTATAAGGATGTCGAAAGGCAAGTTCTCTTTTTAAATTTTAATTATACAACCTACTTTGAAAGCGAAATTGTCAAAGTGTTTAAGGATCATCTGGAAGATCAGTTTACACAAAGTGAAACCCTATATATTCATGGTCATTTAAATTCCGATACTGATAATATCGTTTTTGGTGTAGGGGACGAGAATAAAGAAATTTATTCAGAAATAGAATCTTTGTATGATGATGATTGGCTGGTGCCTCTTAAATCGTTTCACTATTTTAGAAATGAGAAGTATCAGCAGCTGCTAGGCTTTATTGCCAACGGTGATTACGAAATTTATGTAATCGGGCATTCATGTAGTACCACTGATCGAACATTACTAAATATGCTCTTTGAAAATGATGCTTGTAAAAAAATCCACGTTTACCATTATAGTGGAATTAATTCGTATTTAACCACAGCATACAATATTGCCCGTAATTTTAACGATAAAGTTAAGTTAAGAAAAATACTACAGCCTTTTAATCCTGATTTAACCACAAAATAA
- a CDS encoding sigma factor-like helix-turn-helix DNA-binding protein, which produces MNRLTDRQRDALFEAWLSGTYTIYHLGQIYNVSQSTVSNIISKKLKQKQNEHNQHKNT; this is translated from the coding sequence ATGAACAGACTGACGGACAGACAGCGGGATGCACTATTTGAAGCCTGGTTATCGGGAACATATACCATCTACCATTTGGGGCAGATCTATAATGTCAGTCAGTCAACAGTGAGCAATATCATCAGTAAAAAATTGAAACAAAAACAAAATGAACACAATCAGCACAAAAACACATAA
- a CDS encoding DUF4406 domain-containing protein has translation MNKNKSTVYIAGPISGHDDLNRSAFKTMQNELESLGFQTLNPHEFCESIKSTNPSDPKYYRAGMITLASQATDIIFLDGWQYSAGAQLEHKAAALFGIGIHFSTEDLIRKYSNQ, from the coding sequence ATGAACAAAAATAAATCAACAGTCTACATAGCTGGCCCTATCTCGGGACATGATGATCTTAATCGGTCAGCATTCAAAACTATGCAAAACGAGCTCGAAAGCTTAGGGTTTCAAACGCTTAATCCTCACGAGTTTTGCGAGTCGATCAAATCCACAAACCCATCAGATCCGAAATACTATCGGGCTGGCATGATCACATTGGCCAGCCAAGCTACTGATATCATTTTCCTAGATGGATGGCAGTATTCCGCAGGTGCACAGTTAGAGCATAAAGCCGCCGCACTGTTCGGTATAGGCATCCACTTCAGCACCGAAGATCTAATCCGTAAATACTCAAATCAATAA
- a CDS encoding S49 family peptidase, which yields MQRKLHANWRALYQEELLRGQFLIHSNLAAGIPSQLLSLIQGKDQETTNESDLHIDVRSYDYDGNEYEDFGGSESKQTVVAVIPIKGTMYKYGSWRTYGALDIAEIIIEAAGMENVSAIVLDIDSGGGSTAAIPPLKDAILYAKSLGKIVVAHGDMTCSAAYWIASLCNYIFVNNNLTSTYGSIGVMISFADYKPYFEQMGVVFHEIYADESDQKNKVFIEAEQGKYELIKKEMLSPLAVAFQEEIRANRSGKLVAATDGILSGKTFTGATIVEIGLADEVGNLSMAIKYAANQSIAQDFTNNF from the coding sequence ATGCAAAGAAAACTACACGCCAACTGGCGGGCACTGTACCAAGAAGAATTATTGCGGGGGCAATTCCTTATCCATTCCAACCTAGCCGCTGGAATTCCCTCGCAATTGCTTTCCCTGATCCAAGGGAAAGACCAGGAAACAACCAACGAGTCTGACCTTCATATCGACGTCCGTTCCTATGATTACGACGGGAACGAATACGAAGACTTTGGCGGATCTGAATCAAAGCAGACCGTTGTTGCCGTTATCCCGATCAAAGGCACCATGTACAAATATGGCTCATGGCGTACCTATGGCGCCTTGGACATTGCCGAAATCATTATCGAAGCGGCAGGCATGGAAAACGTGTCGGCCATTGTTTTGGATATCGACAGCGGCGGAGGATCCACGGCCGCAATCCCTCCCCTAAAAGATGCCATCCTATACGCTAAATCCCTGGGCAAAATAGTTGTTGCCCACGGCGACATGACCTGTTCTGCCGCTTACTGGATAGCATCCCTATGCAATTACATCTTTGTCAACAACAACCTGACCTCTACCTACGGATCAATCGGTGTTATGATCTCATTTGCCGATTACAAACCCTATTTCGAGCAGATGGGCGTGGTCTTCCATGAGATCTACGCCGACGAATCCGACCAGAAAAACAAAGTTTTCATCGAAGCCGAACAGGGCAAATACGAGCTTATCAAAAAGGAAATGCTTTCGCCCCTGGCTGTAGCCTTTCAGGAAGAGATCAGGGCCAACCGTTCCGGAAAGCTCGTCGCAGCCACAGACGGGATCCTCTCCGGAAAAACATTCACCGGGGCCACTATCGTGGAAATCGGGCTGGCAGATGAAGTGGGCAACCTGTCCATGGCCATCAAATACGCCGCTAACCAATCAATCGCACAAGACTTTACAAATAATTTTTAA